The Halofilum ochraceum DNA window CGTCAATTCCTACCGGCGCCTCGTTCCGGGCAACCTGGCCGCCCCGATCAATACCGAATGGGGCTACGACAACCGCACGGTCGGCCTGCGCGCGCCGCACAGCAGTCCCGAGGCGACCCGGATCGAGAGCCGGATCGCGGGCGCGGACGCCAACCCGTATCTCGCCATGGCGACCAATCTGGTGTGCGGATACCTGGGCATGATGGAGCAGATCGAGCCCCGCCCGCCGTTGCAGAGCGTGGGTTACAAGGCCGGCCAGAATCTGCCATCGGAACTTGGCCGGGCCCTCGACGCCCTGGACGAGTGTCGCAAGCTGCATGAACTCATGGGCGAGCGCTTCACGCAGGCCTACCTGGCGGCAAAGCGCACCGAGTACCGCGCGTACTTCCGCGTCATCAGCTCATGGGAGCGCCAGTACCTGCTGCTGCGCGTGTAACGGCGTGGCGCACACGGACTCGCCCAGGGATGGGCGGGCACGCGCCTCAGCGGTCGCCGTTCCGCGGCGACGTGTGGAATGGTGCCCGGAGCCGGACTTGAACCGGCACGGCCTTGCGGCCGAGGGATTTTAAGTCCCTTGCGCGACGAAATACCTCCTGAAAATCTATTATATAACAGACAGTTACGAATGCCCAGCTGACTGAGGGGGCACTGAGGGGGCAATGGCGCGCCGCCACAGTTTCCTCATGCATTCAAGGTGTCTCGCTCAGGCACCTAACCTGGAGGATTCCCCAGCGAAAATCTACCCCGCAGCCCACTCCAAAAGACTCACCCGCCCACCCGAGCAGGCACTACCACCCATACTCCGCGATGGCAGCAATCGCTTCTGCCGGTTGCCGCCCTCACAAGCCGCATACAGGCGCGACTCAGTGTCTCGACCGCGTAGACCAAACGCTTGGCCACGCGAACCAACACGCGGATCATAGGCCCATATCAACCGACAGGGTCGATCAAACACCGCTGCGCGCCCTCGCCCACCTGCGATCTGTTCCACCATGCATTAGCCCCAGACGCCCAGCGCTCGGTCAACAGTCCCTTAAACCGAAGTCCGTGACAGACCACGACTCAACCAATCTCCATCAACGCCCTATCCAGCAAACGGCCATGAACGCGCTCTGAAGAACCGTGTAACGCCCCGTTTCACGTCCGGCCGATGCTCTTCTGCTGGGCACTCCCGGCTCTTCCCGCGGACGCACCGGTTCTATATCGCGACCCCTCCCCGCTGACTGCCTTCAGCTGATCACGGCAACAGTCGCTCCTGACAGTCCTCCCTCCTCTCCGCCCAACTACGTTCAACAACGCCCCACTGCGCGGCGTGACTAAATACGGAGAATGACAACCAGAGGAGACGATCATCATGAGCACAAAATCAGTACGAATTGGCGAAACGATTTACGGACCGGACCAGCTTATCCCCCTCGAGACTGTCTCGCAGTACATCGGTCTGTCCGTCCGGACCGTCCAGGATATGGCCTCACGTCGTGCCCTTCCCGTCCACAAGATTGGACGGAACGTCCGGATACGGATCAGTGAACTGGACGAATGGCTCACGGACACGAAAGTCCGCGGCGCCCAACCGCCGCTCCGTACTCAGACCCGCCGACGGGGACAGAGTTGAAACACACCCATGGGCATACCGAGCCGTCCTGGATCGTATTTCAAACGGCGATGCCTTCATCCGGCTTCTTTCGCACGCGTAAGTGCTCGCGGAAACGTAAGTTTTTAATCTATTTTTCCTTTAAAAACCGATACTTGCAATATACCGGACCCGCCCATACAATCCCCCCAATTAGTTCTCGGAGGATTCATATTGTCCGGCTAATAACAACAACAAGGAGACAATAATAATGACGACAAATATCGAAAATAGTACTTTCAACTATAAAAATAAAAACGATTCCGATGCGGACTTCCGTCCCTTTTTTTCTAGCTACCCGAATCCGAACACGGTACCCACGCATTATTTTACGATAATGCGATCCGGACCTATTCCCCGTAAGCACATTGACTGGGATTCATCAAAATCCGGCATCCAATCGTTCGCTAACGGGGTTCAGGGACAATACTGGCGGGGAGCCTGTTGTACCTACTCCAGCCTGGGCGAGCTACGTAACGAGATATTGTATCTACGTGAGTCTGCGGGATTCGTTCAACACCGCCACAAGTCCTGTGTGCCCGACAACAATCAGGTCGAACAACGTCTATCCCGAACAAATGCCGATTTCGACCTCTCATGCGGCCTTGTTCTGGACGTTGACCTCCCCGTCAATAATCCACTCGGGATTTCCACGCTAGGCGGAGTAATGGCCGCTCTTTCGGAAGTGCATCCGCCATTTGCGGAAACACCCTACCTGTGGAATTACAGCAGCAGCGCGAATATCTACACGGACAACGACGACTTCGTTTCCACGAAACTTGGTTTCCATATCAGGTTCATGACGGAGAAGCCGTGGAAACCCAGCGACCTCAAGAATCTGTTCAAACGCCTCGTGCTCTCCGGATATGGGTTCGTACCCGAGACCGACGACCGTTACTACATAGCGTCGCTAATTGACCCAGTTACCCAAAACCCGAACCAGTGGTTTATCGAGGCGCCCCCGGCACTCGGCTCGGGTTTGTATCGCCCGGAAGGGAGTGATGATCTTCATCTTGAAACCCAGGCGCGCCCCCACGCGCTTCTGCCTACGCCCCCTGCGCTCAGCAAGGCCGAAAGGGACCGTTACGAACCGCTCTGTCGCCAGCTTAAAAATGAAGCACGTGTTGACCGCGGGTTTTGCTGGAAAGATGGATCAGGATTTGCATGCCTCACCTCCTCCGGAACTACACAGAACGTACCGTCGAACCTCGTACAGGATTGTTTCGAGAATTCAGAACCTACATACCTCGACATGGACCAATCGCTCCGAACCGCCGACGATCAGATCATAACGGTCCGAGAAGTTACCTACAGACAGCCGATACACTCGCCTTTCAGGGATGACAGCAGGCCATCGGCCTTTGTGGCCCGGAATCCCTATGGTGTCCCATACGTTTACGACAGCAAGTTGGACATAATCTACTGGGCACGACCAACCCTACTCCTCAATCCAGCGCACATCGACAAAACAGTCACGGTCGAACAACAGTACCTTGATCCTGCACTTCTCCACCATACGGGCACTACGTTTGTTCGGTCTCAAATGGCGACTGGAAAAACCACCGCTTTGGGGGAATACATAGAAGGAACACAAAACACGCCCATATCCGGCTCGCATTCGGTAACGGGCACTCCAAAACGCCTCCCGGTAAGACTCCCGGTCGTCTATATCTGTCATCGTCACAAGCTCGCGCGCCAGGTGGCGGATAAGCATGGACTGGCTTTCTACGGTGATTTCGATCAGATCAATATCGACAATCTCAACCCGTACGGCGGCCTATCGATATGCGTTAACTCCGTTCACAAGCTACGACGTGCCCGCGTACTGTTCGATCACGTGATTATCGACGAGAGCGACCAGGTCGTCCGTCATTTGACCGGTGACACACTCGGGAACAATAACAACTCCGGATCGCAGCGTTTCCCAGTCCTTGAGTACATGAGTCATCTGATTCGCGGCGCTACCTCAGTTATAGCGTTGGATGCTCACCTGTCCAGTCTGACCAAAGATTACATTGCGCAGTATGATCCGCCGACGCCTGTCAGGGAGCTTACGAATACCTTCCAGCCCTATGCGGGCCGACCGGTCGAGATGTTAGACGATGGGAATGCCCTGCTTGCCGACTTTCAGGAAAGCGTCAAGAACCACTACACCGTCGCGCTCGCCGTTGACAACAAATCAACCGCGAAGAATACATTCAATGCTGTTGCGAAGTCCTTTCCCGAAAAACACGGTCTTCTTATAACGGCTGATGGCGTCACAACGAGCGCCGAGTTTAACCGCCACGTCTCGTTACGCCCAACCGATATTGATGAAATCTGGTCGAACCTGGACCAACGACTCGCCGACTTCGATTACTTGGTCTACTCGCCGACGCTTGGTACTGGTTACTCGATTGACGACGTGTCATTCGATACGGTGTACGGCCATTTTTCGTATCTGATCCCAAGCGATAACGCCCAGCAGCTCGCCCGGATACGGAATGCCCATTTACGGAAGGTTTATCGTAAACACGGAATAAATGACTTTTCAGGCGTTCGGGCGGACCGTAGTGTCTATCTTTTCGAAAATGAATGGAAAACCAATGAAGCGCTGCTAAAGATTTTGGAGGATGGTGATCATATTCGTTGCGCCTACGACCAGAACCTCCAGCCGACGCTAGAAAACGCCCTCAGTCAGCAGTATCTGCAGTTACTTGCCACAGTTGGCCATCACGAATACGACCAATATGGTCGCGGTACTCTCCACTTCATAACACTCCTTGAGGAACAAGGCTATTCACTGGAATACGTAGACAGCACTGAGACGGAACACACGAACGGACTAGCACTTTTGTCCGAAGGCCGTACCTATTCCGACGAAGACCGGAATGAGCGCATTCTAGAAGCGTCGTTGCCGGCCGATTCGGAAGCCTGGCAGTTGCGTCAACGGACTGCACGGTCCGCGAGCGACAACTGGAGGCTCGAACGTTACGATATGGAACAGTTCTATATTGAACCCATATCCGAGGCGCTAATCGTATTCGACGAATCCGGTGCCATGCGGCAAGCCATACCGAAATTGGAGTCTCTATGTTGCGACTTGGCCACTCTGCAGAGAAGAGATACTGCGGCCGGGCGTTCGGACGCTCTCGTTCATTGGCGCTCGGAAGCCGCAAGAAAGGTCCTATTTGATGAGATTATCGGACATATCGATGGATGCTCGGATATTTATGATATTCCGTCGGCCATAATCTGCAATGCCCTTCTTAAGAGTAGAGGACTCGGGCAGTTTTTATTGAGAAACAGAGACGAGGCTAATCGAGTGTTTAAAGCCAAAGTCCCGAGCAACGTCGTTGCACAGCCTTCTTCATACCTGAAACGCGTTCTCGAGGAATTCGGCTTCCGGCCTAGTCCCAAAGAGTACCGAATTGGTCAATTGTCAGCCTCTGTTAGGGAGGTTTTGGAAACCGCGTTGGGAGTTGAAGAGTTACCGAAACGGGTCAAGTTTTTCGAGTTCGATCAATGTCACACGACGCGGCTGTTCAACTATCTCGAAAGGCGCGATAAGGTTATATAGGCTGAGCATCTGCCGCGGGGTATCTACTCAAAACCTTCATTCCCTAAGAGAGAGTGGTTACCCCGCGGCAGCGCCGTTGAACGAGACTACCGTATAGGCCGCGAGCGTGAGCAACGGGGCGCTGAACTTGCCCGATGGCGTTCCAATTACATCTACAGTTCTCTGTTCAAGGCCCAGTTTCCCCGAATCACCCTGGCTTGGACTTGAATCACCCTGGCTTGGACTTCTCGCCGGGTTCAGTAATCCTCATGGCCGCCGCCTCAATTTCACTTTCCAGCCACCGCGAAGTATTCTTCGACAGCTTATGCGGTCCGGGGAGCACCCCTTCGCTCACCCAACGATAGATCGTCGGTATACTTGCATCAAATCGCCGGGCTACTTCTCGCGCCCGCAGAAACTGATACGGTTGCCTTGCGTGTTCGAGTTGATGTATCTCCTGCCGGTACTGCTCGCAGTTCCGACACATCGACTCAAGCTGAGCGTTGATGTCTTGGACCGTTTTTACGGCCCTTTGAAGTTCATTCTTGAGTTGGGTGATTTCGTCGGCCATCGGACTAGCCCTGATTCAATGGATTCCTACAGCTGGCTGTGGAACTAGGAGCAGTTCCAGGACACCGTCCGTTCCCAGCGTAACGGAGGTCAACAGTTATAAGCGCACCGTGCCCGAACTCACGTTCGCGTTAGATATCGGCTCCTATATATACCCTTCAGAAAACACAGATACTTACGTCACGGGTTGGCGAGCGATACTGCTGCATTCATTACGCCCGCGGATCACCGCCTCTTACCCGACTTGCTATAGCACCGTTTCCGATGGAATACAATCATCCAAAGATCGCCTTAAGAACGCCCGATCCCGAATTCCTAGTCGCCTACCGCTTCAGTCTATCGATCGCGCTCGCTTTTTCCGCGTCCACCGACCGAACTCAATTATCCACCAAACCTGACTGTCACAATGACCTCCATTCCACGAAATCTGGATACTCCTGATATGCGGCGTTCAGCGCGTCCCTGACTGGGCCTCCGCCATCTCGAATATTTATCACCAATGTATCCATTGCGCGGGTAAGAGGAATCATAACCCATCTTGACGCGAACACCGCGGCCAAGTCCTCGCGAGATCCACCTAATTCGTCAACCGGATCGACAGACTCAAGGCCTTCGCGATACTTATATCGCCACAAATCATCTAATGCATAGTTAATTACCGACCATCCCTCTAATCCCCGGCATGAGTCATACTGAACGATCCGCAACGCGTCTTTCTCCACCGGATATGTTCTGCGTACATCCGTTCCAGTTCCGTCCCATACATTGCCTCCTCGCGATACAATCTCGCGGCCGATCACGGACTCTGCCCGCGCGCCATCATGGCGCACTAGTGACGGAGGTACACAAGCTAAAAGGTCGATGGGATCGTTTCCTAGCTCTTCGGCCGACGCACGAAACTCCTCATACACGTCTGCACGCCCTGTAAGGTCCCCTTCGATCACGACTACTTGCCCACCATTCGCCTCTCGATTTACCGCAAGGTCCCATTCGTTCAATCCGAGGTGCTTAGCTACCCGGCCCACAAACGCCGTCAGATTCGCTTTCATCCGCAGGCATTTCGTCATGCGTTGTGTCTTACGTCGCTTTTTGTCAATTCCCGACGACCAGTTTCCAATGGATTTCCGAACGAACTGATCGACCCCATCGGCGATCACTAGCCGTTCGGCTCCGTACATATGGCGAAGGATTTCAATCTCATTCTCCGGCCAATCCTGCGCCTCGTCGACGAACACGGCATCCCAATCCAACTCGAATGGTTGGCCACGTTTTACATCCTCAATGTCCCCGGATGAGATCGCGCCGGCCTTAATGTATTCGAGTAAGCGTGCTTTACTGTCCTCGTATTTCTCCAAGAACCTGTCTTCGTCGTCGTCCAGTAGTCCAACGGCTTTCAACACGGTTCTCACTAACGAGTGCACCGTCGTGACCGAGATCCCGCCTCGGTCCAACCCTTCCGGAACCCCCAGTAGCGCCATAGTTCGTTTCAGGTCCGCTACTAGCGCGCGGTTATATGTTAGAACCAGTGAGCGCAGCTGGTTCTGGTCAAACGCGCGATATGCAAGTTGCAGTAACACGACCGTCTTCCCAACCCCTCCACGTCCCCGAATGGTAACTTGCTTTTCGCCAACGTCCCGTAACCACGTTTCTGGTACGCCTCCTTTAGCGATCGAATCCATGCGTCTTCTGTCTAATGCCGACGGCTCCAGTCGCGCAAGAACCCCTGTTTTCGGATCGAGCGCCCTTTTGAACATGTCGTCGGACCCGGCCGATATAACGGCGTGTCGGCCCTTACGTATCGGCCCACTCACTTGGCCAAGAATATTGAGTATCCTCTCGACGCTTGCATCGATCCCAAAAAAATTATGGGGACGTTTCGGAAGGTTATCTTCCCGAAGGCCGGTAAAGAATACTAGATTCTGAACATAGACACCGTGGATTCCATGATCGGCCAAATAGTATTTGAACTCGAACATTTGATCTCGGTTCTTTTCAGTAACCGTCTGCCACGTCTCCTTTCCATTTCGTCTATACCGAACCGACGCTACGGTATCGTCGAAGTGGACGCCACTTGGGTCGTGACCTTTTACTTCGATCACAAGAGCCAAGTTTCGGACTTCCGCCGTCTTCGGGATGAAGCGCTCCCCATTCCGTGGATGAAACTCGCACTCCACGCCAAATGCACGCGGATCGCCAAACCTGCCGAGGACGACAAGATCTAAATCCTCAATACGTCGGCCATGCATCTTCATACCAGCAAAGATCTTGACCTGATCTCCGCGGCTTTGGG harbors:
- a CDS encoding helix-turn-helix domain-containing protein encodes the protein MSTKSVRIGETIYGPDQLIPLETVSQYIGLSVRTVQDMASRRALPVHKIGRNVRIRISELDEWLTDTKVRGAQPPLRTQTRRRGQS
- a CDS encoding plasmid replication protein, CyRepA1 family, with the translated sequence MTTNIENSTFNYKNKNDSDADFRPFFSSYPNPNTVPTHYFTIMRSGPIPRKHIDWDSSKSGIQSFANGVQGQYWRGACCTYSSLGELRNEILYLRESAGFVQHRHKSCVPDNNQVEQRLSRTNADFDLSCGLVLDVDLPVNNPLGISTLGGVMAALSEVHPPFAETPYLWNYSSSANIYTDNDDFVSTKLGFHIRFMTEKPWKPSDLKNLFKRLVLSGYGFVPETDDRYYIASLIDPVTQNPNQWFIEAPPALGSGLYRPEGSDDLHLETQARPHALLPTPPALSKAERDRYEPLCRQLKNEARVDRGFCWKDGSGFACLTSSGTTQNVPSNLVQDCFENSEPTYLDMDQSLRTADDQIITVREVTYRQPIHSPFRDDSRPSAFVARNPYGVPYVYDSKLDIIYWARPTLLLNPAHIDKTVTVEQQYLDPALLHHTGTTFVRSQMATGKTTALGEYIEGTQNTPISGSHSVTGTPKRLPVRLPVVYICHRHKLARQVADKHGLAFYGDFDQINIDNLNPYGGLSICVNSVHKLRRARVLFDHVIIDESDQVVRHLTGDTLGNNNNSGSQRFPVLEYMSHLIRGATSVIALDAHLSSLTKDYIAQYDPPTPVRELTNTFQPYAGRPVEMLDDGNALLADFQESVKNHYTVALAVDNKSTAKNTFNAVAKSFPEKHGLLITADGVTTSAEFNRHVSLRPTDIDEIWSNLDQRLADFDYLVYSPTLGTGYSIDDVSFDTVYGHFSYLIPSDNAQQLARIRNAHLRKVYRKHGINDFSGVRADRSVYLFENEWKTNEALLKILEDGDHIRCAYDQNLQPTLENALSQQYLQLLATVGHHEYDQYGRGTLHFITLLEEQGYSLEYVDSTETEHTNGLALLSEGRTYSDEDRNERILEASLPADSEAWQLRQRTARSASDNWRLERYDMEQFYIEPISEALIVFDESGAMRQAIPKLESLCCDLATLQRRDTAAGRSDALVHWRSEAARKVLFDEIIGHIDGCSDIYDIPSAIICNALLKSRGLGQFLLRNRDEANRVFKAKVPSNVVAQPSSYLKRVLEEFGFRPSPKEYRIGQLSASVREVLETALGVEELPKRVKFFEFDQCHTTRLFNYLERRDKVI
- a CDS encoding helix-turn-helix transcriptional regulator; translation: MADEITQLKNELQRAVKTVQDINAQLESMCRNCEQYRQEIHQLEHARQPYQFLRAREVARRFDASIPTIYRWVSEGVLPGPHKLSKNTSRWLESEIEAAAMRITEPGEKSKPG
- a CDS encoding DEAD/DEAH box helicase family protein is translated as MLEIVGVKEGSEYEAATHLAYQLKMLWPDITQSRGDQVKIFAGMKMHGRRIEDLDLVVLGRFGDPRAFGVECEFHPRNGERFIPKTAEVRNLALVIEVKGHDPSGVHFDDTVASVRYRRNGKETWQTVTEKNRDQMFEFKYYLADHGIHGVYVQNLVFFTGLREDNLPKRPHNFFGIDASVERILNILGQVSGPIRKGRHAVISAGSDDMFKRALDPKTGVLARLEPSALDRRRMDSIAKGGVPETWLRDVGEKQVTIRGRGGVGKTVVLLQLAYRAFDQNQLRSLVLTYNRALVADLKRTMALLGVPEGLDRGGISVTTVHSLVRTVLKAVGLLDDDEDRFLEKYEDSKARLLEYIKAGAISSGDIEDVKRGQPFELDWDAVFVDEAQDWPENEIEILRHMYGAERLVIADGVDQFVRKSIGNWSSGIDKKRRKTQRMTKCLRMKANLTAFVGRVAKHLGLNEWDLAVNREANGGQVVVIEGDLTGRADVYEEFRASAEELGNDPIDLLACVPPSLVRHDGARAESVIGREIVSRGGNVWDGTGTDVRRTYPVEKDALRIVQYDSCRGLEGWSVINYALDDLWRYKYREGLESVDPVDELGGSREDLAAVFASRWVMIPLTRAMDTLVINIRDGGGPVRDALNAAYQEYPDFVEWRSL